The Manihot esculenta cultivar AM560-2 chromosome 11, M.esculenta_v8, whole genome shotgun sequence genome includes a region encoding these proteins:
- the LOC110626924 gene encoding uncharacterized protein LOC110626924: MPNHCFFFSLIACSFAVDFVHCFDLSLMLRELPSSLDTEGTKKMLKNKATRFLKRITLVLASMAKAKTLALKSKTHALKTRLMIFSLLRDKKVLMSSISRKLHSIMGQLEHDKDQEDGDNNTGEQSKAIVLYNHGSMLLPNAAQIELLENADEVDNVYGYGYGYGYGYGYGYSYEKEDGEEKFPDLTHSLFESEDLEFEDPGGSVIDLVKNSKKEGEEFRLEDEIDHVADLFIKRFHRQIRMQKQLSVKRHQEMLERSA; encoded by the coding sequence ATGCCAAACCACTGCTTTTTCTTCTCTCTAATTGCTTGCTCTTTTGCTGTTGATTTTGTTCATTGCTTTGATCTTTCTCTGATGCTTAGAGAATTACCCAGTAGTTTAGATACAGAGGGAACCAAGAAAATGTTGAAGAACAAGGCAACGAGATTCTTGAAGAGGATAACTTTGGTTTTGGCATCAATGGCCAAGGCTAAAACTTTAGCTCTTAAAAGCAAAACCCATGCGTTGAAAACTCGGTTGATGATATTCTCTCTGTTGAGAGACAAAAAAGTTCTGATGAGCTCCATCTCTCGGAAGCTCCATTCTATTATGGGCCAGCTAGAGCATGACAAAGATCAAGAAGATGGAGATAATAACACTGGAGAACAAAGCAAGGCCATTGTGCTTTATAACCACGGCTCTATGTTGCTCCCCAATGCCGCTCAAATAGAGTTGCTGGAGAATGCTGATGAAGTTGATAATGTCTACGGCTATGGCTATGGCTATGGCTATGGCTATGGCTATGGCTACAGCTATGAAAAAGAGGATGGTGAAGAGAAGTTCCCAGACCTGACCCACTCGTTATTTGAGTCTGAAGATTTGGAGTTTGAAGATCCAGGAGGGTCAGTGATAGATTTGGTGAAGAATTCAAAGAAAGAAGGTGAAGAATTCAGGTTAGAGGACGAGATAGACCATGTTGCAGACCTGTTCATAAAGAGATTCCATCGCCAGATAAGAATGCAGAAGCAGCTCTCCGTTAAAAGGCATCAGGAGATGCTTGAAAGGAGTGCTTGA